A stretch of the Vigna radiata var. radiata cultivar VC1973A chromosome 7, Vradiata_ver6, whole genome shotgun sequence genome encodes the following:
- the LOC106768773 gene encoding probable protein S-acyltransferase 23 isoform X1, whose translation MASSEIEVVSSSSSVSKPNDQPLILDVFTASAHGDFNKLKTFVEQHGASVSVPDVSGYYALQWASLNNFHDIAHYLIQHGADVNAKDSMQQTALHWAAVRGSTAAADVLVENGAQIGAADINGYRAVHVAAQYGQTSFLNHIVVKYHADFDVPDNDGRSPLHWAAYKGFADTIRLLLFRDACQGRQDKDGCTPLHWAALRGHAEACAVLVHAGTKEELMVKDNAGHTPVQLAYDKGHRHVAPFLSNQQRAHSNNWKGKVCRGVVTDIGYAPILLCIMIFLLILFINSVIAAPNLGKITATAGLWAWTALSLEAAALIMFYRCSSKDPGYIKRLGDLGTQSDTEDPLLNIDLNSSSVWTGNWSQLCPTCKIIRPVRSKHCPTCKRCVEQFDHHCPWISNCVGKRNKRDFFILICLGTLTSSVSAAVAVQRIWTSTPTLLAGETWIHYMLVQHPGLVVFLVMDAVVFIAATTLTITQTSMIARNVTTNEVANSSRYDYLRGPDGRFRNPYNHGCWKNCADFLSLGYTNDDEIAWPRLQQVAT comes from the exons ATGGCTTCCTCGGAGATCGAGGTGGTATCGTCATCATCGTCGGTCTCCAAACCCAACGACCAGCCTCTTATCCTCGACGTCTTCACCGCCTCTGCTCACGGCGACTTCAACAAACTGAAAACCTTTGTCGAACAACACGGTGCCTCCGTCTCGGTTCCCGATGTTAGTGGCTATTACGCTCTTCAATGGGCCTCGCTTAACAACTTTCATGACATTGCGCACTATCTCATTCAG CATGGAGCAGATGTGAATGCTAAAGACAGCATGCAACAAACAGCATTGCATTGGGCAGCAGTTCGTGGTTCAACTGCAGCTGCTGATGTGCTTGTGGAGAATGGTGCTCAGATTGGAGCTGCTGACATAAATGGATACCGG GCAGTTCATGTTGCTGCACAATATGGTCAGACATCTTTCTTAAATCACATTGTAGTAAAGTACCATGCCGATTTTGATGTGCCTGATAATGATGGAAGGAGTCCTCTTCACTG GGCCGCATATAAGGGATTTGCTGACACAATAAGATTGCTTCTATTTAGAGATGCATGCCAAGGAAGACAAGATAAAGATG GCTGTACACCATTGCACTGGGCTGCATTAAGAGGACATGCAGAGGCATGCGCTGTGCTTGTACATGCAGGCACAAAGGAAGAACTGATGGTGAAGGACAATGCTGGACACACCCCTGTACAACTTGCATATGATAAAGGTCATCGACATGTCGCTCCTTTCCTT TCAAATCAACAACGGGCTCATAGCAACAACTGGAAAGGGAAAGTTTGCCGTGGGGTGGTGACAGATATTGGTTATGCTCCCATCTTATTGTGTATTATGATCTTTCTCCTGATCCTCTTCATCAACTCAGTTATCGCAG CTCCTAACCTTGGAAAGATTACTGCTACTGCTGGACTTTGGGCATGGACAGCACTTTCCCTAGAAGCTGCTGCCCTGATTATGTTTTATAGGTGTAGTAG CAAAGATCCTGGTTATATAAAACGGCTGGGAGACTTGGGTACTCAAAGTGATACTGAG GATCCTTTATTGAATATTGATCTGAATAGTTCCTCTGTTTGGACAGGAAATTGGTCTCAACTGTGCCCTACCTGCAAG ATAATAAGACCTGTACGATCTAAGCATTGCCCTACTTGTAAGCGATGTGTGGAACAGTTCGACCACCATTGTCCATGGATATCTAACTGTGTTGGGAAG AGGAACAAAAgggatttctttattttaatctGTCTGGGAACTTTGACTTCTTCCGTTTCTGCTGCCGTTGCAGTTCAAA GGATTTGGACATCTACACCAACACTACTGGCAGGAGAAACATGGATCCATTATATGTTAGTACAACATCCAGGTTTAGTTGTGTTTTTGGTGATGGACGCAGTTGTTTTCATTGCAGCTACAACATTAACAATAACGCAGACTTCCATG ATTGCTCGAAATGTGACCACAAATGAAGTAGCAAATTCTTCCCGCTATGATTATCTTCGTGGACCTGATGGGCGATTCAGAAACCCATATAACCATGGTTGTTGGAAGAATTGTGCCGACTTCCTTTCTCTGGGATATACAAATGATGATGAAATTGCTTGGCCTCGATTACAGCAGGTGGCAACTTGA
- the LOC106768773 gene encoding probable protein S-acyltransferase 23 isoform X2 — protein sequence MASSEIEVVSSSSSVSKPNDQPLILDVFTASAHGDFNKLKTFVEQHGASVSVPDVSGYYALQWASLNNFHDIAHYLIQHGADVNAKDSMQQTALHWAAVRGSTAAADVLVENGAQIGAADINGYRAVHVAAQYGQTSFLNHIVVKYHADFDVPDNDGRSPLHWAAYKGFADTIRLLLFRDACQGRQDKDGCTPLHWAALRGHAEACAVLVHAGTKEELMVKDNAGHTPVQLAYDKGHRHVAPFLSNQQRAHSNNWKGKVCRGVVTDIGYAPILLCIMIFLLILFINSVIAAPNLGKITATAGLWAWTALSLEAAALIMFYRCSSKDPGYIKRLGDLGTQSDTEEIGLNCALPARISYHLSGFLKLYHQIIRPVRSKHCPTCKRCVEQFDHHCPWISNCVGKRNKRDFFILICLGTLTSSVSAAVAVQRIWTSTPTLLAGETWIHYMLVQHPGLVVFLVMDAVVFIAATTLTITQTSMIARNVTTNEVANSSRYDYLRGPDGRFRNPYNHGCWKNCADFLSLGYTNDDEIAWPRLQQVAT from the exons ATGGCTTCCTCGGAGATCGAGGTGGTATCGTCATCATCGTCGGTCTCCAAACCCAACGACCAGCCTCTTATCCTCGACGTCTTCACCGCCTCTGCTCACGGCGACTTCAACAAACTGAAAACCTTTGTCGAACAACACGGTGCCTCCGTCTCGGTTCCCGATGTTAGTGGCTATTACGCTCTTCAATGGGCCTCGCTTAACAACTTTCATGACATTGCGCACTATCTCATTCAG CATGGAGCAGATGTGAATGCTAAAGACAGCATGCAACAAACAGCATTGCATTGGGCAGCAGTTCGTGGTTCAACTGCAGCTGCTGATGTGCTTGTGGAGAATGGTGCTCAGATTGGAGCTGCTGACATAAATGGATACCGG GCAGTTCATGTTGCTGCACAATATGGTCAGACATCTTTCTTAAATCACATTGTAGTAAAGTACCATGCCGATTTTGATGTGCCTGATAATGATGGAAGGAGTCCTCTTCACTG GGCCGCATATAAGGGATTTGCTGACACAATAAGATTGCTTCTATTTAGAGATGCATGCCAAGGAAGACAAGATAAAGATG GCTGTACACCATTGCACTGGGCTGCATTAAGAGGACATGCAGAGGCATGCGCTGTGCTTGTACATGCAGGCACAAAGGAAGAACTGATGGTGAAGGACAATGCTGGACACACCCCTGTACAACTTGCATATGATAAAGGTCATCGACATGTCGCTCCTTTCCTT TCAAATCAACAACGGGCTCATAGCAACAACTGGAAAGGGAAAGTTTGCCGTGGGGTGGTGACAGATATTGGTTATGCTCCCATCTTATTGTGTATTATGATCTTTCTCCTGATCCTCTTCATCAACTCAGTTATCGCAG CTCCTAACCTTGGAAAGATTACTGCTACTGCTGGACTTTGGGCATGGACAGCACTTTCCCTAGAAGCTGCTGCCCTGATTATGTTTTATAGGTGTAGTAG CAAAGATCCTGGTTATATAAAACGGCTGGGAGACTTGGGTACTCAAAGTGATACTGAG GAAATTGGTCTCAACTGTGCCCTACCTGCAAG AATAAGTTATCACTTATCAGGGTTTCTCAAATTGTATCATCAGATAATAAGACCTGTACGATCTAAGCATTGCCCTACTTGTAAGCGATGTGTGGAACAGTTCGACCACCATTGTCCATGGATATCTAACTGTGTTGGGAAG AGGAACAAAAgggatttctttattttaatctGTCTGGGAACTTTGACTTCTTCCGTTTCTGCTGCCGTTGCAGTTCAAA GGATTTGGACATCTACACCAACACTACTGGCAGGAGAAACATGGATCCATTATATGTTAGTACAACATCCAGGTTTAGTTGTGTTTTTGGTGATGGACGCAGTTGTTTTCATTGCAGCTACAACATTAACAATAACGCAGACTTCCATG ATTGCTCGAAATGTGACCACAAATGAAGTAGCAAATTCTTCCCGCTATGATTATCTTCGTGGACCTGATGGGCGATTCAGAAACCCATATAACCATGGTTGTTGGAAGAATTGTGCCGACTTCCTTTCTCTGGGATATACAAATGATGATGAAATTGCTTGGCCTCGATTACAGCAGGTGGCAACTTGA